From Eleftheria terrae, the proteins below share one genomic window:
- the pth2 gene encoding aminoacyl-tRNA hydrolase — translation MPNNSPETDYKQVIVLRKDLQMRKGKMVAQGAHASMAVFTRGPGTRFVAGPHGLEMRVLLDDSAAAWLTGRFRKICVSADSEAELLSLHQRALDAGLPCALIQDSGITEFGGVPTYTALAIGPGSNERIDPLTGGLKLL, via the coding sequence ATGCCCAACAACTCCCCGGAAACCGACTACAAGCAGGTCATCGTGCTGCGCAAGGACCTGCAGATGCGCAAGGGCAAGATGGTGGCGCAGGGCGCCCATGCCTCCATGGCGGTGTTCACCCGCGGGCCGGGGACGCGGTTCGTCGCCGGCCCCCACGGGCTGGAGATGCGCGTGCTGCTCGACGACAGTGCGGCCGCCTGGCTGACCGGCCGCTTCCGCAAGATCTGCGTTTCGGCCGACAGCGAAGCAGAGCTGCTGTCCTTGCACCAGCGTGCGCTTGATGCGGGACTGCCCTGTGCCTTGATCCAGGACAGCGGTATCACCGAGTTCGGTGGCGTGCCCACCTATACCGCCCTGGCCATCGGCCCCGGCTCGAACGAACGCATCGATCCCCTCACCGGCGGGCTCAAGCTGCTGTAG
- a CDS encoding calcium-binding protein, giving the protein MAIINGTVGSDTLRDPSNDASSILNANWSYGDDRMSGGLNDDTYRVNSNGDQVLEAAGEGQDTVVSRLYLYTLASQVETLVLDNTPTQLVTAPGGGYQLVAAAVNGIGNELDNTLQGNDRNNSLAGEAGEDKLYGGAGLDTLDGGVGNDLLDGGAGDDVLNDTGGDDTLVGGAGNDLYYIDSRADRIVEDGPLGGIDQVYAPFDYTLGANVENLSLLSVAGARLARGNALANVLHGNDFDNELDGLDGNDQLDGGAGQDRLDGGQGNDTLLGGAGSDLFDFGTAGLSNADTLKDFRHDEDRLALCDSLDSGLAGAVDAGVLGLDFTGGATEGHALAAACFYKGAGIDGNPAGAGSGIYVDSRDGEVWYNPTAALGGDALLLAKLAPDAAAALQANDFIYGS; this is encoded by the coding sequence TCCTCAACGCCAACTGGTCGTATGGCGACGATCGCATGTCCGGCGGGCTCAACGACGACACCTATCGCGTCAACTCCAATGGCGACCAAGTGCTGGAGGCAGCCGGCGAGGGCCAGGACACCGTGGTGTCGCGGCTCTACCTGTACACGCTGGCCAGCCAGGTCGAGACGCTGGTGCTCGACAACACGCCGACGCAGCTCGTGACGGCGCCCGGCGGCGGGTACCAGCTGGTGGCCGCGGCAGTCAATGGCATCGGCAACGAGCTGGACAACACGCTGCAGGGCAACGACCGCAACAACAGCCTCGCCGGCGAGGCGGGCGAGGACAAGCTCTACGGCGGTGCCGGCCTCGACACGCTGGACGGCGGCGTCGGCAACGACCTGCTGGACGGCGGCGCCGGCGACGACGTGCTGAACGACACGGGCGGTGACGACACCCTCGTCGGCGGAGCCGGCAACGACCTCTACTACATCGACAGCAGGGCCGACCGCATCGTCGAAGACGGGCCGCTGGGCGGCATCGACCAGGTCTACGCCCCCTTCGACTACACGCTGGGCGCCAACGTCGAGAACCTGAGCCTGCTGTCCGTCGCCGGCGCCCGGCTGGCCCGCGGCAACGCCCTGGCGAACGTGCTGCACGGCAATGATTTCGACAACGAGCTCGACGGCCTGGACGGCAACGACCAGCTGGACGGTGGCGCAGGCCAGGACCGTCTGGATGGCGGCCAGGGCAACGACACCTTGCTGGGCGGAGCGGGCAGCGACCTGTTCGACTTCGGCACGGCCGGCCTCTCGAATGCCGATACGCTGAAGGACTTCCGGCACGATGAAGACCGGCTGGCCCTGTGCGATTCGCTGGACAGCGGGCTGGCCGGCGCCGTCGATGCCGGCGTGCTGGGCCTGGATTTCACCGGAGGAGCGACGGAGGGTCACGCGCTGGCCGCGGCGTGCTTCTACAAGGGTGCGGGGATCGACGGCAACCCGGCCGGCGCAGGCAGCGGCATCTATGTGGACAGCCGCGACGGAGAGGTCTGGTACAACCCGACCGCCGCGCTGGGCGGCGATGCCCTCTTGCTCGCCAAGCTGGCACCCGATGCGGCGGCGGCCCTGCAGGCCAACGATTTCATCTACGGCAGCTGA